The genomic interval CACTGCATTTTGCATAATTTCAGGGCATATCTACCATTCTGAATGGGATGTGTGGTGCATTGACAGGAACAGTAGCTTCAGTGTAATGCCCTCAGCTATCTTAGATCTTATAGAACCTTAAGTAGCACTCCCAACTTCAAAGTTGAAACTTTGAAGCATGAATATAACTTGGCTTTGTTGTTTGAGAAGTGAGAATTCAGGTCTATTAGCCTTGACGCGAGTCGGAAGCAGAAGGGTTATAAAGATCTCAGCATTGTTCATGATCTTCTTCTCACTGTTCGGTATGGTTTCGCATCATCTGAATCTATCAGCAGTGTCCACAAATTGCATCGTCTTAACTCCACAGTTATCTGATTCTGATACAATGATATGCTTGACAATCAACAGGGAAATTTGGGGCAATCATTGCATCAATCCCATTGCCAATCTTCTCTGCACTGTACTGCGTTCTCTTTGCTTATTCAGGTGAGCCTCATTGACAACATCCGTAACAATTTCAAGGCATCAATCAACATTCATTCTAGAGTTGACTGGAATGAATTCCACTAccgaaaacaaatattttggtGTTCTCATAACCTTGTGTGGTTTCCTTACATCTGATTTCTGCTTGAGACAGCTGCCGCAGGGCTCTGCTTCCTTCAGTACTGCAACCTCAATACACTGAGGACCAAGTTCATCCTCAGCATCTCCCTGTTCTTGGGCCTGTCAATTCCACAGTACTTCAGGGAGTACGAGGTGTTCTACGTCTTCGGGCCAGTGCACACCCATTCACCCGCTGTACGTCAACCACAAGCCAGCTCTGAATCTCTGGTCTTGATCATTTTTTCCCTGAATGTTTCTGACTATACAACATTGTTGCAGTTCAATGTCATTGTCAATGTGATCTTCTCCTCGCCAGCAACAGTGGCCGCCATCCTCGCCTATCTCCTGGACTGCACGCACACCTACTGGGATGGCCTGGTGTGGAAGGACAGGGGCTTCCATTGGTGGGAGAAGTTCAAGTCTTACAGGCATGATCCGAGAAGCGAGGAGTTCTACTCTCTGCCCTACGGCCTCAGCAAATATTTCCCCTCATTTTAGGCCATTGATATGGATAGAGTGACGAGAGGTAGAAGACAATGCAATCATGTGGAGCTTGAGCATGATGCTGTGGTGGTTGACTGGTTCTTGCTTGCAAAGCATTTTGGATGTTCATTTGGAGTTTTGGATGGCATTGCTTCATCAACTTGGAGGGATTTATGGGTTGGGATGATTCCACCATTAATTTTCCCTTGATTTTTCGTCTCTGATGATCTGATCTAGTTTGAACAGCAGGAAATAAACGCTTCGTCAGCAACTGGATTGATCTTCATTACTCTCCCGTCACAATTTTGACCAGACTAGGAACCTGCTGATCATCAAATGAATCGTTAGCATACTTGCATATTGGGCTCGATACGAAAATACAAATCATTACCTGGTGGAATTCGTCCCAAATTCCAGTTAATTTTGATTGCAATTCGAAGGAGAGACAAAAATATTCACAAAATCCTACAGAGATTCCACCATTCAGGTGGTTCAAAAGGGGATTTTTCACAATAATTGTTCATGAATTTTACAGAGGAGCCCGCGGTAAGTAGGAAGAATCCCGCCATTCAAAAGGGGGAAATCCCGCGGGAAGCAGGAAGAATCCGGCGCCCAAAGAAGCCCTAACTGTTCTTCCTAAACGATTGGAAATGTCGCGATGGTGCGGGAGCTACCGCCTTGGGCACCCACACGCCGCCGGGCTGCCCGCCGGCGTGCTGCTGCCTTGGGCTGCGGATGGACGGCAGCCTGGCTGAGCCCATGGTGACCGTAATCAATCGTGCTGTGATCGCCTTGGAGTCCATCGCCGGTGGCTTCTCCCCTACAAGCCCCGGTGGTTTCGTCTCCCCGGTCTTCccgagcgcgccgccgctcctccggcTGCTGCTGAAGTCAGCTGCCGGGGACTGCTGGGCGCTCGTACCGTCCGGGGAATTGTTGATCGATGCCGGCTGGACACTCTTCCCGTCCGGCGAGTTGCTGGTCAGCGCCGGCAGGCTCATGTCCGACGAATCGctagccggcgccgcaccTGCGTGTCTGGCCCCCGAGGCTTTCTTCTTCCCCTTGTTGTGCTGCTCGACGACGCAAGATGTGTCGCCCGGCGTGGCCGTTACTGAGCTCCGACCAACCCCGCCCTTCCTCCGGATGCGATGGATCGCCGGCTTGCCGCGGCCTCCGGATGATGCACTGGCCGCCTCGGTCGGTTCGCGTGGTGcaccgctcgtcgccggtgcTGTGCTCTGATCTCCCGAGGCCTTGCCCTTGACCTtgcccttcctctcctcctcagGCGTGCCGCCGGGCGACGAGACGGTGGCCGCCTCAGCCGGTGCTCTTGGCTCTATCGTGCTCGCGGCGACCTTTCCCTTCCCCTTGCTATCCGGCTTGGCTCCCGCTTGGAACGCACTGGCCGCGGTCTCGTCGGCCCCCTTAACGGCGCGGCCTCCTATCGGCCcctccctcttcctcgcctcatcctccccgagccggcgcggctgcggcTCCTCCGGTTGCGCCACAGCCAAGACTCCTGTTGCCCCGTCCATCTTCTTCGCGGCATactgcggcgacggcgacggccccGGCGCCACCCGTTGCGCAACAGCCTCAACTTCCATCGCCCCACCCACCTTCCTCCCCGCAACTCCCGCGCGCGTCGGTGTCGGCCGCGGCGCATCTTCCCGGTGCGCCACATCCACGACGCCTACATCCCCACCCACCTTCCTCGCCGCACAATCTgcgcgcgtcggcgtcggcggcgccacgGCCGCCCACTTCTTCGCCCCGTAGTAGCTcctctccccgccgccgccccacggCTTCTCCGACGAGCCCCTCCGCTCCTCCGCCTTAGGCGCcggggtcgccgccgctgccccttCTCCCCGCACGGCCTCCACCCCCCGTTGCCGCTCCCTCTCCTGCTGCTCCTTCTCCTTCCGCCGGAGCTCCTGGAGGTCCCTGAGGCTGACGTAGTTGGGAGGGACCTGAGGCCAGTCCCGCTTCGGCTTCGCGCTCATCGCCGTGTCGTCCAtctgttcctctctctctctccggcgATCGCCGGAAGCATCAAACGACAGGAGCTGACCCGATTAAAGCGAAAAGAGAGGAAAGGGATTGAGGGCCCAGTGGATCTTCTGAGCCGGGAAACTTCTTCGGCCGTGGGGGACCAGCTAGTCCTGCCGCGTCTTTCGAGTTCttgttttccttcttttttttttccgtccGATACACCTCACCTGAATATTGGAACAAAACTCGTTTACAAGTGGGTTTACAATCGGGTTTCCCTACGATTTATTTGTTGTTAGAGATAAATATGAACTCTATATTTAAACTTTCAAAATGTATAAAGACAACTCATATTAGATCATTTATTGTAtaatgatcattttttttgggtaccCTGTGATGCTCCTAGAGATTGATATATCCATCCAAAAATGCCTCATCCCTCTCTTCGTCTCTTTCGGTTTTCTAAgccaaattttatcttttccaTACGTCCGCTTCTTAAACGGTTAAATAGTGCGagttttgagaatttttttataaaaaataaacttttaaaaaattatattaatatatttttatatttatataattaataatttattaataatatgttaatcATCTGGTACATTTTCCACGTTGGCTATTGAACCCACGCCTATATCTGCATCTATTGTTTGTCCAGTGTTGTTTTGTGTACCTACAAGAGATCAGCAGCAACAGCTACTTCGGACTGATGTCAATGAGTCGGATGAGCGCGGTAAAAAATGCCATgaacaattttaaaatatgcagCCACAGTGATTTCGGTCGGGTACCGTATATTACCGTAGCATTTGATCTGGTCCATCAATTTAATCCAACGGTGAGAAGATACTCTAAATTCCAGTTATTATAGCCATCTGCAGGCAGAGGATACAGATTGCAATGAGCCGCTAGTTTCAATAACATTGTGTAGGCCGAGTATATCATATCAATAAGAACTATAGTTTTCGTATACCATGTCGCATTGCCTGCCACATGCAGTGTTTACTGTAGAATCTACGGTTCCTCTTTTACCTCAGCCGTGAGATCGTGCCTCTGCAAATCCTTGCCGTTGGTCCAGTCTCGCTACGTCGCACCGTTGTTTCTTCAGCGTTTTCTTTCCTGCAAAatgcgccgacgccgtcgcagGCTCACAGCTGCCCTCCGCCTTGCCGACTTCATTCGCTGCTGCTCTcttgccgcgccgccgtcgcttcgATCTCCCCTTCCCCAGCGACACCGCCGCAGCTGCCCTCCGCCCTGCCGATTTCATCCGGCGCCGCTCCCTTGCCGTCCAACTCATAGTTTTTGTATACCAAGTGAGTGCGTCTGTTCCTGTAGGAGCTACAGTTTTTCGCTGTTAGCCAAGTCGTTTGGTAGTAGCAGCAAGTATCTCTGATTTTCTGTACGTTCAGGATTGCTCCACCGGTATATGCGAGCAGAGTGTGAGTGGATCAGCATCAGCCTgccctctcctttttctttatttgatttttgatcTGCTGAAGTGGTAGTCAATAAGCTCCATTCTGATGGCCCCAGTTTTCCCACAACTCTGTGCATGGACTGCTTaggatattaaaaaaacatctttcAAATAGTTCTTGAGAaacttattaattttataacaattaatcaattaaatatCATTACATTATCAGATAAGTAGTCCATcgtatattaattttttaacgaTAACAGCTTTTAATGTACCGGGCTAACGCCCGGGGTACTCACTAGTTTAAGAGAGTTTGCGTATATTCGGCTTCAACTATTGTTGAGCTATAATTTAGAAGAACTACTGAAATTTTCACGCAATTAGTTGGGCTATTTGACGTAGGATTGTATTTGCAGTACAACTATATTTCTATTTCTACAAATGGAATCTTATTCTTCATATAACTAGTATATAAAACTAATCCACGTCACTATAATTTAGGAATGCCATAGTAAATCTTTCTTGTGTTAATATAATGTTCTGCAGTATTTCAACTTTTCAACTCTCTTAATAATGTGGTATAATAACATATAGTATTTACATGACATTATACCATATTACCATACATGAAATTAGATGATACTCTctcaatttcaaaatatatgttgtattttattttattatgataaatatatatatatatatttatatatatatatatatatcagttaCATAACACAAAAGTATAATCATAAAATAGTACTATcgaatattaattttgtatcataaaaattatattagtagTCTTAGCTCATACTccttaacaaaacaaattttgttctatattttaaaatggaccATAAAGTTTTGGTGCCAGCTGTATGTTTAACCATTGccaattttatctttataaaaaatgtgcATAGTATAATAATATGGTTATTACGTCCTATATTTTATCTGGCTAGAAGTTCCCGGCTCTTGAGGGTTGAGACAAACACATCTAACGCCATCTATGTGTTAATATTGCTAtctctgttaaaaaaaaagatttcatTTACAGTTATGCCTTGGAGATATTCTCCGGCAATGTATGTACTCTgaaataaagtctttttgaATGgaggtgtattttttactcGATCGAGGAAATTATGACAAAACACCAAACATGTGATGCTCACAAAGGAACACATGAACATCACAGTTTATTAGAGAGAACGAAATGTCGTTGTAAAAAAAGCACATAGCTAATTATGTGCAACTTTTGGGCCTCTTCGCAAAATTCGGTCAATTCCTCTAATTCTGctttgaaaattttccaaacCGAAGAGGCCCTCAAGGAATTACTTACTCCAATATTTCATTGCACTTGTTGTTGAACACTACTTACATTCACAATCTGGTCCctcatattttctaaataaatttagaggtgatagAAATATTCCAAATCCCCTCTTCCTATATAGTCACCCACAAAGTTGGATTTCTAAAAGGCCACGTCATCGTGAAATTACAGCCGTCAGATCAAATCCATCTTCCTTGGATCTGTCGCCACGTGTCGGCGTACATAGGCTTCATCCTCTCCGGCCCAAAAACTCCTCTCCAGCCCAAAAGTAGAGACCCTAGCAACCTTCCACCCAGGGTTTGCAAAACCGCGAAAATCGcggcggttaccgcggtaaccgtgctCACGGTTTCGGTAAGTtgcggtaaccgagtttaaatttgagaagaatttaaaaattttgaggaaatttaatgaaaaaaatatatgtggtatatgttgatatatagtgtagttttgtcaaagaaattaacgAAAAATGTATTCCcagcgtaattaaaaatcataaacgagtattttgggaaacaaaattaaaaaatagcctattgcaagtaatatttcataggaagatggtcaagaatattttgtgttgagtcattattaatttacactagacactagggtacataatgttgaaatacaaatatgcaacgatggatatatagaaaatatgtatagagaaaaactatacgtgcatcttagtacgtatataatagttttattcgtaataatAGGTAGTAGGTAAAGTTGTGAcgcaacaatcaaaatgaggttgttattacttgttattggagtgaattatttgatgaagggtgatatgtcggtgtatgtttgtatgttgcaatattaagaatttagaaaatgtcatgtgaaaattttcttgtttttcctatAACATGTCATATTGTCATAAAtgtagtcacaaaatatttttcctatttttcatgtatttttttagattttttaaagttttttttgcatttgacatcacactCGCAGtctcctcgcggtaaccgcggtttcctCGCGATAACCACGGTTTCGGCtaaaaaccgcgcggtaagccgcggtaaccgccgttctcatgtgttgttcCAGCAAATAGATACCGCGGTTTTCGTGGCTTACCACGCGGTAAGCCGCGAAAACCGcgcgagtttaaattcaaattttttggattcaaattcatcccAGTTTTTGCGGTTATCGTGCGGGATCCGCGGGAGCACGGTACCGCGGTTTTTGCGGGTTGCGCGGCAAGGAAACCCTGCTCCCACCTTCCACCCTGCGCCCGCTCTTCTCTCCCCGTCGTCTCGCCTCCTCTCCTTAGCCCTACGCCGCCCACCGACGCGCCACCtcgcctcctcccttcctctgccCTGCGCTGCCTGTCGGCACGCCGCTTGATCTGCTCTCTCCTCTCGTCGACGCCCTGTGTCCCCACCTCacctcctcgcctcctccacccTGCGCTGCCTCaactcctcccctcctccaccATGCACCACCCGCGGGTGCACCGCCTGCGTCGGCCGTCCTTTGCTGTGCGCTTGCGCCGGcctgctctcctctccctATCAGCGCTCCGCCCTGCGCCGCCGGCCTGCTCGCCCTTCGCCGACACCAACACCAGTCCCCCTCACCCCTCCCTTCCTCAGCTTCGGCGCGACAACAGCGTCAACGCCGTGGTACTCCATCAAGAACGACTCTATCATCTCCCTCGGCATGACGCTCACGCACACCACCCTCCTCCAGCATTGCGTTCTCGGTGCTGTtggcgcgtcgccgtcgctgcctcGAAGACCTCGGCGCTGATGTCCTCCAGATAGAATTTGGGCATCACCGCTCTGCCCAACCGGAACCCTTCCTTCTTGAGACCGGCGAAGCTCACCATGACCATGACTGCCCGGTCATGGCCAAGCAGGAGCACGGCGCAGGGCGGAGGGGTGGGAGGCTGACGTGACGACTTACATTTAAGTCAGAAATTGTTCTGCCCATAGTATCATTTTTTGATGTAGCAGCAATAGCCAACTTCAGTTTGTGAGCACTCGTGAAGTCCTCTCTATAAACAGCAGTCCGTAGTTGTACCTGAAATGCAAAATACGGCTATCATGGAATCTATAGTCATGGTATATAACACAAAGGTTGATGAGAAAATTATGTCTAGGCAAGAGCACATGATAGACATGGCGAATCTTCCTCGACCAAACACTAAGTTTCATCTAATATCTTTGAAAAGGGTATATCTACGTATTAGAGCATCCCTaatagctcatctaaatttggtcatccatatcttcatttgaatgatcatctaaaatagtttcatccttcatatctctttgtaatccagcaaatcatctatatatggcatcatccatatctttttaGGGGATAGAGAGAGAATATCTATATACAgagtttctctcctaatatggatgacatctaaaaatagattctGATCGAGCtcaaacatgtgtcaaaaCATCAATGACATCAATATAGATTGAGTATTAAAGTATGCACacgttaaatttaaacatacaAATATCTTTTTGAGGCAAAATAAACATACAAACAATATTCATCATAAACCTTTTAACACATAATGGTGGTCAACCTAAAATGATGCTCGGCAGAATTGACAGATATTTAGAAGTGGGTGGACTAAATAATTctttattactccctctgcattttttattttataccgTTGACttgaatctatatttgaccattccatttattcaaaaagttacataattcttaattacttttgttgtaatttattttagagtaaatttcatgaAACGATATGTACTTTGGTTAAATTATTAGAAAGCCACATATTTAAGGTTATCTTTcgcaaaactacagatttagcTTCAATATTCACATAAAACTACAAGGTcatgtatcacaaaactacaaatttagtgTGAAACAATCAAAGAATTAGATATTTTAGAGTTACactgttatgttttttttaattgcaaaagttgtggttttgtgaaaaaaattgatgttgaatatgtagttttgttttttaagtcaCAGAAGTTgtggttttgtgaaaaatgatgttaaatccatagttttatgatacaaCCTT from Oryza brachyantha chromosome 3, ObraRS2, whole genome shotgun sequence carries:
- the LOC102704233 gene encoding collagen alpha-2(I) chain-like, with protein sequence MDDTAMSAKPKRDWPQVPPNYVSLRDLQELRRKEKEQQERERQRGVEAVRGEGAAAATPAPKAEERRGSSEKPWGGGGERSYYGAKKWAAVAPPTPTRADCAARKVGGDVGVVDVAHREDAPRPTPTRAGVAGRKVGGAMEVEAVAQRVAPGPSPSPQYAAKKMDGATGVLAVAQPEEPQPRRLGEDEARKREGPIGGRAVKGADETAASAFQAGAKPDSKGKGKVAASTIEPRAPAEAATVSSPGGTPEEERKGKVKGKASGDQSTAPATSGAPREPTEAASASSGGRGKPAIHRIRRKGGVGRSSVTATPGDTSCVVEQHNKGKKKASGARHAGAAPASDSSDMSLPALTSNSPDGKSVQPASINNSPDGTSAQQSPAADFSSSRRSGGALGKTGETKPPGLVGEKPPAMDSKAITARLITVTMGSARLPSIRSPRQQHAGGQPGGVWVPKAVAPAPSRHFQSFRKNS